In Aspergillus nidulans FGSC A4 chromosome II, the genomic stretch TGGTGCGACGGCGCATATCAAGGACCCCAGCTCAAAGAGAAAGACGGCGCACAGAAACGCCCATTTTGCCTATAGCTGTCAGACTAAGCAGCCCATGTGCCTCTCCAAGGGGGTGAAAGAGGGTGAGGGAGAACAAACACTGAATATCTTATAGAGCCGGCCATACGACGGTTGCAGTGCTGTGGAAGTGAGAAAATATGCACTGCCATACCACGCAATATCCTCAATGCTCTTGAATTGGTTCGTGATTTCGGGAATGGCTACCCCTATGATCGTTTGGTCGAGGGCGACGAGAAAGACAGACAGGTATAACCCAAGGATGATCACGGCAACTTTAGCGAAGCCGGGATACTCGGGCTCATCGGCTGCAGCATCGGCGGCCTTCTCGTCGGGGTGCTTTTCAATATCCATTATACTTGTTGAAGACTTGTTCAGGGGAATTGGGTGTGGCAGTCTGGGGGATATCAGATTGGGACTCTTCCAGGTGCCTCTTTATAaaacatcatcttcgtcagTTGAATTCCCCATAGGTAGCCTAATTCCAAGCAGCAACCGGTGCACGGAGTTTACAGACCCGATATTTCCCTAGACGGAGAGTGACTCAGGTCTCAGCCCGATTTCGTGGTTCGGGGCCATCATTCTCGCCGAATACGAGGAGGATTTGACTCTGCAGGATCCGAGTGGATTTGCGCTCTGCCGTATACAGTCTAGCCTCCCTCATTAACGTTAGCAAGCTGAGCTGTCTGACGTCTTGTGAACGTACTGGATGGCGCCTTCCACGAATCAAGAGGGCAGGAGATATGCCACGGAGCTGATGGAGTCATCTCGGAGAATACAGCCTTAAAACCCTTAAATCCATTACTAATCAGACAGCAGCCTCATAGACTTTTAATTAATAATAGGCTATATATTCATTCCATAACGTCAGACTTGGCCTGATGGGGCAGCTAGCTGCGTTATGTCTAGCGCAGCACCGTTAGCTTCAGCTGGACCGGAGGCGGAGCGCGTGAGCGCCTCTCGCAGGACCGCTGTCGAATTGGCGACCTCATTATGCGCGCCTATCTGGCCCATGATTCTAGCCATTTCCGCCGCTAAAGAGCCTGCAGTTAGATTGGGCTTGCGTTCGGGTGACCGGTCAGGCCGCGTCAGGCTCGTCACGTACCGGTTTTTGGGTCTGTACACTCTTGGTCTTCGTTGCGCGCGTTGAGTGCTGTGTAATGCAGCGTCAACTCTACTCGTGGACGTCTAGTGTTCTCGTATAGCTTCAGTCGAGAGGGGATGTCATTCACTGTTGTTCCCATCGGCAGGAGGACCGCAAGGGAAACGGCGTCCTCGATTGCCATCGCCCCTCCTTGGCCTAGATCTACAGTATATAGTCAGCAAAGTAACAGGAATCGACTGTTAGGCGATACACACAGGGCTGGAACGGATGCGCCGCGTCCCCAATCAGCGCAGCACGCTCCATCACATAGCGCGGCAGAGCCTCCATGTCATACAGCTGCCAGACCTTGAGATCATCGCCAGCGcgctcaacaagctcgcGCACCGCAGGACAAAAGTCTTCAAATCCGTTGATCAAGATGCCCTTGTTGCCGGCCGCCTCGTAGCCTGCACGTCTCTGATCAGCGTGTGCACACATCCTAAACAAGGGGACAATACCCTCTCCCAGTTTCCCCACTTTGGCCGTTGGCATAAATGCAACTAGATTCAGTACCTCGTTGTTTGAGCAGGGATACATGACCAGTCTAGCCTTCCCGCCCTCTGCCCACTCCATCAGCGCGCCTCGGCGGACTACATGTTTCGTCGTTTCGGATGCGCGAATATCGGACGCTGAAAGCAGCCAGCGGAAGCAAGATTTGTCTGCAGGAGTGGGTGAGGGCGCATTGGGGGCGATCTTCGTTCGTACGATAGACTGCTTGCGATTTAGCGCGCCAGCCAAATGGTGATATGGAGGTTCTCACATGTAGCCCGTCCGCACCGACCAGCAAGTCTCCCTCAAAGACACGCCCGTCATCCAGCGTTACTGATGGGCGATTGGTGGATGTATTGACAGAAACAATCTCGCATCCTGTATATACTTTCGCTGTCTTCAGCGCCTGCGCTTTCAAGGCACCGTGCAAGTCGCATCTATGGACCAGGTAGTATTCCTATACTGTGTTAGGTGCGCCTCACAACCGAGATACAAGCCGACATACAGCCTGCCAGAATTTCCGAATAGGCCCAAGGTCGGTGTGGAATTTGACGGTTCCCTGATGGTCATGACGCATTACCTATCATTGTTAGCATTGGCTCAACCACGCAGGCAGGCCCTAGAGCGTACCTCCTCGAGCAGAGTCCCTCCATAGTCACGCAGATCAATGTCCATCCACTCCAGCAAGGCGGTGCAGTTTGGAGGTGCATTGATGGCAGCGCCTGTTTCTTTGTTGAACTTGGATTTTTCTAGGACCTACTTCAGTCAATTATCGACGACCCAGGAGAAGTCACAGAGTTAGACCTACCACGACGTGGTGACCCTGCCTTCCAAGAGCCCCTGCAGCTGTTAGACCGGCTATTCCCGCGCCTATGATGATAATATCTAGGGGTTGAGCTTCCGCCATTATCGTGTCTACAGTAAGAGATACTTATTGATCGATCCAGAGAGCGGGTCGCGCGGGGACCAGCGTCGGAGATATATACATGACTGGAATATACCGAACGGGACTTTAATGACCACATCAATGTCACAAGACTAGAAAATGCCGCACGGGGAGTTCCTGAGAATGGAGCCCGAACGCAGATATGGCTACCCTACTTCAGCTTTCGGGATGGTTGGGTTACATCGAATAAAGCAATGCCTGACCAGCAAATGATAGAAGTGTATTCTCGATTCTCTATCAGCTTTCCAAGTCAAGATCGAGACTTATCTCTGTTTCACCTTCTTTCGCATAAACGCCGCATCCCATACAAACCTGGTCTGATCCGGCAATATGTCCTCGTAGCGCGGCTCCTCCTTCCAAGCGACGTAGCCCTGCCTCTCATACCATTCCTGGTTGCACATCGACAAGGTCGCCCTGGCGTGCGGTCCTAAGACCTCGTCGTAATATTGTTTCTTGCTCAAGCAGTTCAATGTAATATACTCGCAGTTCGCGCTGCCGTACGGTTCCTCTGTCGCCAGCGCCTCGATCTTTCTCATCACCGTACGACCGAGACCTTTCGAGCGATATTGCGGCAGGATAAAGAAGTTTTGGATAGTGAGGTTTGTCTTTTCCGCGTTGGCAAGGTCCCAGTCTGCGGGCTCCGCATACGCGTCGAGGGAGATGTGGCCGGCGCGGATAGGGGTTTGCAAACCATTGGTgtcggtgttggtggtgatCCAAAAAAACGACTTGAGGCCCGCTTCTTGTTTTTTGCGCCAGCTTTCGATCGTGTCTGGGGTATTGTCCCAGCCGCAGACGAGACGCTGCTGTCGAAGCTCCTCCAGTTCAGAGGGTTCGGTGAGGTTGATCGGGACGAGAGTGCAAGTCATCGTACATTGATGGTGGAATAATGGGGGTTGTTATTGAGAAGAACCTCAGTCGTCCACGTCTGCACTGACAACTCTTTCGATAGCACAAGTATCCATGCTAGCGGCCTTGACTTATCTTTGAGACACTCGGGATTGCAATCTTGGCATCGAGACGAGTGAGTCACTGCCTCGGATCGCTCAGTTGGAGAGAAAGATTTGATGCCTTGGCGCCAGGTGGTGCTTGAATGCcttaacgtggttggtaagcgagctgcgcatgtaagcgagctgcgcacccaaccacttttttacatgctgacgcggtcatctatcttccaacagccaccatgccccgagttcgcgttagttcaagccaaaattgccatgagaaggaaggtcggctcctactggctgtacaggctattaaaaaaaaggagattacatcaatacgcgaggcagcacgtcgcttcaatgtgcctgaatctacactacgtacgcgactacgcgggactacaaatcgcgccgaatctcgcgcaaatggccataaattgactgagattgaagaggaagtgcttaagcagtggattctctctttagatctacgcggagcagctcctacaaaagctcatgtacgagaaatggctaatattctgcttgcaaagcgtggttccaccccaatccagactgtcggccagaaatgggtatataattatactcaacgccacccggagcttgagtctcgcttgtcaaggcaatacgactgccagcgagcaaagcaagagaacccaaaggttattcaagcatggtttaacaccgtacgagccacaatcgaacaatacggggatcctaccggacgatatctacaactttgatgagactggctttgcaatgggcctttgtgcacatcagaaagtgattaccaagtcagaatcatgtggccgaagaccagttctacagccaggaaaccgtgaatgggttactgcaattgagtcaatcagtgcttctggatgggcacttccaccaacacttatctttaagggcaagcagtataaccaagcatggtttacaggccttccgcccgactggcgatttgaaattagtacaaatggatggacaactaatgaaattagccttcgctggcttcagaagcaatttatcccgtcaacagagcatcgtacgcgcggaagatatcaacttctagttcttgatggccatggaagccatcttacaccagagtttgatcaaatctgtacagatcataatattataccactctgcatgccggcacattcctcccatcttctacaaccacttgatattggatgttttgcagttttgaagcgctcgtacgccagcttggttgatcagaaaatgcggcttggcatcagccatattaacaaacttgatttccttgcagcctatccacaagctcgaatcagcacatttaagctggatacaatcagaaacagttttcgagcagcaggactagtgccattgaatcctgaaccagtgctttcaaagcttagtattcaggctcgtacgcctacaccccctggaagccgtggcagccaggcaagcactttttgcccacatacaccagcaaatgttgatgagcttctaaagcaagcttctttactcagagattttctcaaacagtgctcaaaaagtccaccatcaccgtcccataatgccctaaaccagctaattaaaggctgtcaaattgcaatgcaaaagggcatactattggagcaagagaatagggcgctacgtgctgaaaatgctatacaaaggcgaaagcgagctcgtacgcatagatggatagctcatgataatggtctgtctgtacaagaggctacagagctcgaggaagctcataatgcgtcttttcaggcaatacctggtccatgcgggccaccagcagaaggtgcacaaacaccaaaggcacgggcattacctacatgtagtacctgccatagaattgggcatagaagaaatgcttgtccaaataaataataattaatataaaggcgttgtggttgattaaaaggtcaaaatatgggaaatctgtatgcaggtgcgcagctcgcttacatgcgcagctcgcttaccaaccacgttagtTATATTTGACGCCTTGGTGCCTGGTGCCTGGATCTGCGTAGACGAGCACCCCAACACTCCACCAACACTCCACCAACACTCCACCCCCACCGATCAAACTAGGTGCTGAGTCCCTGGCTATAAAAGAGGCCGATCCAGCTGCGGAGTCTCAGGGTCTTTGTTCTATTCTGAGTACTCAAGGGGAATATCACTTCGTTTCGTCTCCTAAGAAGACCTCCAAGTATACACTGCTCTGTTACCCCCGTTTACCTCAGGACTCGCCACCACAATGCCCACTGTTCAGGAGACCCCTTTCGACCTGCCGGGCCTAACATTGCCGCTGGACTTTAAGCCGACGGTGATTCTATGCCTCAGACTTGGATTGTCGCAATACTGACAGGATCGTAGCGTGACGCAGTCGCCCCGTTCTTCGCAAATGCTTTGGAtaatgacgatgtcgagTTCGGATTCTGCGGGTAAGAACGGCAGTGATGGTCTCAGCGGGAGTGACGAAGCTGAGATTTCAACAGTTATATCCGTCAGAGAGCTTTATATGATGCGGATCATGGAGGCAGTAACCGACAAGCCGAACTGGGATACTAAGGTACGCCTTAGCGACCGTCTCAGTCCCTAGCTAATAAGGTCAGATCTGGAACAGAGAAATCAGCGACAAATGGCGAAGCAAAATCCTGCAAGGGGACCTGGATGTTACGGAGGCGATGATAGACTATATCTTTCGAGAGCTGGAGTGGAAAGCCTCCGAGTATGCAAAAACGGGAATCGTCACGGCATTCGATCCGGGACTGGCAAAATCGGATACGGCTATTTCGCAGGACCTTCTAGAGGAACTTCGAGCGGCTGTGAAACCGCTCGAAGATATTtctgatgaagagaaggattgcCATCCTGGCTCAGATGGGAAGGTTGTTGACTTGGTCCACCCATCACTCTTTCCCCTCATTTATGGCCGAACCCGGGTCCTTCGCGACAAGGTTATTGGAATTGACAACTGTCTCAACAGCGTCGGGCAAGGGGCCGTGCTAAATATTGATAAAAACACGGAACCTTCTCGCATGAACACGAGCCGGCGGAGATTGCGACGGATTAACAAGTACAGCCAAAGGTTCCAGTGGCTCCCATGCAATGTGGAATTCGGACCAAACGGAGAGTGTCAGATCGCGTCCTACATCAACAATCTTCATCCTGTAAGGCACAAAAATCTTTACCATATAATCGAGCAGATTATCACACGAACCATTCCGCTTTGGAACGTCTCTCTGGCCCCGCGGGGGGACCTGCCACGCCGCATCCCTTACCGCAGGGTTTCATACCCATCCGACGAAGAGCCCGAGCCTGAATACGACAGTAGCGATGATTTTGACGAGCGTTACGAGGAATGGCGAGATAACCGTCGACCGAAGCAACCGGAGCCCTGCCCTTTTCAGGCCCCCCGGTCTAACATGCACAAGCAAGTTGACCTTTGCGAACAGTATCGTGACAAAGGGCTGCAAGTCATTGTCAAGCTAGCAAATATTGAGCTCACCCCAGAGAAACCTGACTACGAGGGTGGAGCGTGGCATATTGAGGGACAGCTGGTGGGGTGATCCTCGCTACATCGATTTAGGCCTACGCTGACCATACCCTAGAATGAGAGGATCTGTGCCACTGCCATTTATTATTACGACTC encodes the following:
- a CDS encoding uncharacterized protein (transcript_id=CADANIAT00004124), yielding MDIDLRDYGGTLLEEVMRHDHQGTVKFHTDLGPIRKFWQAMRLARCLESAGAEDSEITLDDGRVFEGDLLVGADGLHSIVRTKIAPNAPSPTPADKSCFRWLLSASDIRASETTKHVVRRGALMEWAEGGKARLVMYPCSNNEVLNLVAFMPTAKVGKLGEGIVPLFRMCAHADQRRAGYEAAGNKGILINGFEDFCPAVRELVERAGDDLKVWQLYDMEALPRYVMERAALIGDAAHPFQPYLGQGGAMAIEDAVSLAVLLPMGTTVNDIPSRLKLYENTRRPRVELTLHYTALNARNEDQECTDPKTAAEMARIMGQIGAHNEVANSTAVLREALTRSASGPAEANGAALDITQLAAPSGQV
- a CDS encoding GNAT family N-acetyltransferase (transcript_id=CADANIAT00004125); protein product: MTCTLVPINLTEPSELEELRQQRLVCGWDNTPDTIESWRKKQEAGLKSFFWITTNTDTNGLQTPIRAGHISLDAYAEPADWDLANAEKTNLTIQNFFILPQYRSKGLGRTVMRKIEALATEEPYGSANCEYITLNCLSKKQYYDEVLGPHARATLSMCNQEWYERQGYVAWKEEPRYEDILPDQTRFVWDAAFMRKKVKQR
- a CDS encoding uncharacterized protein (transcript_id=CADANIAT00004126) — translated: MYEKWLIFCLQSVVPPQSRLSARNGYIIILNATRSLSLACQGNTTASEQSKRTQRLFKHGLTPYEPQSNNTGILPDDIYNFDETGFAMGLCAHQKVITKSESCGRRPVLQPGNREWVTAIESISASGWALPPTLIFKGKQYNQAWFTGLPPDWRFEISTNGWTTNEISLRWLQKQFIPSTEHRTRGRYQLLVLDGHGSHLTPEFDQICTDHNIIPLCMPAHSSHLLQPLDIGCFAVLKRSYASLVDQKMRLGISHINKLDFLAAYPQARISTFKLDTIRNSFRAAGLVPLNPEPVLSKLSIQARTPTPPGSRGSQASTFCPHTPANVDELLKQASLLRDFLKQCSKSPPSPSHNALNQLIKGCQIAMQKGILLEQENRALRAENAIQRRKRARTHRWIAHDNGLSVQEATELEEAHNASFQAIPGPCGPPAEGAQTPKARALPTCSTCHRIGHRRNACPNK
- a CDS encoding DUF4246 domain-containing protein (transcript_id=CADANIAT00004127), with the protein product MPTVQETPFDLPGLTLPLDFKPTRDAVAPFFANALDNDDVDGSDEAEISTVISVRELYMMRIMEAVTDKPNWDTKIWNREISDKWRSKILQGDLDVTEAMIDYIFRELEWKASEYAKTGIVTAFDPGLAKSDTAISQDLLEELRAAVKPLEDISDEEKDCHPGSDGKVVDLVHPSLFPLIYGRTRVLRDKVIGIDNCLNSVGQGAVLNIDKNTEPSRMNTSRRRLRRINKYSQRFQWLPCNVEFGPNGECQIASYINNLHPVRHKNLYHIIEQIITRTIPLWNVSLAPRGDLPRRIPYRRVSYPSDEEPEPEYDSSDDFDERYEEWRDNRRPKQPEPCPFQAPRSNMHKQVDLCEQYRDKGLQVIVKLANIELTPEKPDYEGGAWHIEGQLNERICATAIYYYDSENITESTLSFRHRADTNYFQELRYEQDDFQFLRIFGFEPRAGRNDYEQITQDLGWVSCRMGRLLTFPNTLQHRVSPFSLADRSKPGHRKILALFLIDPSRRIISTANVPPQREDWCNDWAAATNDVLNNRLPRELQAMVRENLEFPPMTMDEAKAYRVELMAERSSKSESENEMFTRGDFSLCEH